The Actinomycetota bacterium sequence ACGCTGGAGGAAGAAAGGCGGATGCCGTAGTCCCTCTTGAGGATCACCGCTATCTTGTGCTTGGACCAGGCGGGGTGCTCTCTCCTTAAGTCGCAGATGAGCTGGATCGTCTGCCAGGGGATCTCCGAGACCCTTTTCCTTTTCGGGGTGCGGGGGAGGTCCTCCAGTCCCCTGAGCCCCCGTTTCAGGTACCTCTTCAGCCACTTGTAGAAGGTGGTGGGGGAGATGGCGAAGTGGCGGCAGGTCATCCTGGCATTTCCGCAGCTGCGAAAGTGCTCTATCCAGCGCAGCCTCCTTCTGGCCTCCTTGGAGAGGACCTCGCCCATCATTCTCTCCAACTCCCATTGATGGGGAAGCCTGGTGTGGTAGATACTAGTAGTGGTTCCAACTGAACCCTTCATTTGGACACCTCCTTGCTCTGCTTCGTTTATCACAAAGCAAGTATAGGGGGTGTCCACCATGTTTCTGAACCTGGGCACAACGTGTTTGCATGTTTAAGTTTTCACAATATATGAGAATCGGCATCGAAACGACGGCTGTGCCGATGGGAACTATCATCCCCCGCCCTGACATCCGCCTTACCTCATCCTTCCAGGTCAACCCTCAAAGGGGGTAGCCGGGATAAGAAAAGGGGTAA is a genomic window containing:
- a CDS encoding helix-turn-helix domain containing protein, whose amino-acid sequence is MKGSVGTTTSIYHTRLPHQWELERMMGEVLSKEARRRLRWIEHFRSCGNARMTCRHFAISPTTFYKWLKRYLKRGLRGLEDLPRTPKRKRVSEIPWQTIQLICDLRREHPAWSKHKIAVILKRDYGIRLSSSSV